TGGAGCTGAGCCCCACGCTTGACCTGAACGACGTGTACGTGTTCCCCGGCTCCAGCGACGGCCGCATCGTGCTGGTGATGGACGTGGCCTCGCCGATCAACGCCCTCGGGCGGAACGTCCGGGGCTTCGACCCCAACGCGCTGTACCAGTTCAAGATCGACAACAACGGGGATGCACGGGAGGACCTGGTGCTCCAGTTCCTCTTCGACGAGATGACCAACGGCACGCAGCGGGTGAACGTGCTCGGGCCCGCGGCGCCCAACAATGCGCCGGGCGACACCACGGGGATGCTGAACCGCCTGATCGCCTCGCCGGTCTCGGCCGGCAACCCGTTCAACCAGAACTTCACGACCGCCAACGGGATGCAGGTGTTCGCGGGCCCGCGCAACGACCCCTTCTATCTCGACTTCGAGCAGTTCGTCCAGATCCTCCCGGACCGCCGGCCGGCGACCTTCCTGACCGGCGTGGCCACGGACGCCAAGATGCCCACGGCCTTCTGCGGCGCCGCGCCGCCGTTCGACGTCAGCTGCCAGCCCAAGGACTTCTTCGCGGGGGCGAACACGCTCTCGATCGTGGTGGAGATGCCGGAGTCCATGCTGAACCCGGGGACCGGCGCCAACGCGAAGCTCGGGATCTGGGCCACGATCGGCCGCTGAACCGGGACCGATAAAACGTTCATGAGCCACTCGAAACAGGGGAAGAGCAAGATGAGGATACTGAAGAAGGCTGCGACGTTCGCGGCCGTGTTCGCCCTCGCGGCGCTGGGCGCCGCGTGCGACGGGGAGGACACTCGCACGCTGGTGGAGGTGCAGAAGCCCGACACCGTGCGGATCACCATCCGGGACACCGTCCGCGTCGGCAACCAGAGGCTGGTCTTCAACCAGATCGAGCGCCTGGGCAATCCGCTGGTCAGCGAGGTGACTCTGGAGAAGCGCCTCCACAGCTTCTACAACACGACGAATCCGCGCACGGACGTGCGGTTCTTCAAGGACGACGTCAAGGGGTTCATCACCGGGGTGGCCGGGCGCGACCCCGCATACGCGGAAGCGGTCGCCAGCGCGCTGCTGCCGGACATGCTCGCCGTCTTCCCGAACCGCGCCGCCGGGGTCACCGCCGCGAACGCGGACGATTCCGCCCTGGTGGGATGGCTGACCCACGTCCTCGCTCCGAACAACACGGGCTACGGCGGGCGCAAGCTGGACAACGACGATGCCGTGGACAAGGGCCTCAGCGTCATCTTCGGGGCCGCGCTGGGGAACATGAACAACGTGAGCCCGGGGCTCACGACCGACAACGTCCCGGATCCGCAGCAGGACCCGAACACCTTCCCGTACGTGGCCCCGCCCCTCTGAGTCGAGGCGCGTGGGAGGCCCCCCGCCCCGACTGGGGCGGGGGAGACCCGGTTCCGGAGGAGACAACGATGATTTCACGCAGGTCCGCACTGCTGACGACGGCAGTGACGATCGTGGCGCTGGGCGGAGCGGGGTGGGCGGGAATGCGGCTCTCCGGCACGCCGGCCGAGGCGGCGCCGGTCCTCCCGGCCGCGCTCGGAGGCGAGATGTCGGACGTGGAGGTCACCAACCGGCAGATCGCCTTCTACGAGGAGCGCGTCGAGGGCGACCCTCGGGCGGCCGCCGACAGGGCGGCACTCGCGGGCCTGTACCTGCAGCGCTCGCGGGAGACCGGGGAGTTCGAGGACTTCCGCCGGGCGGAGCGCCTGGCGCGGGAGTCCCTGGGCATCCGCGTGAAGATGAACTCCCGCGCGGCCCGCATCCTCACCGCGAGCCTCCTGGCCCAGCACCGCTTCGCGGAGGCGCTGGAGGCGGCCCAGGAGCTCGTGCGCGTCTGGCCGGAGGACCCGGCGCACCGGGCGCTTCTCGCCGAGATCCAGATGGAGCTGGGCGAGTACGATGCTGCGCGGCGCACGCTCGGCTCGCTGGAGAGCGCCCGCGAAAACCTGGCGGTCGCTCCGCGCCTCGCGCGCTGGGCGGAGGTGACCGGCCGCCCGGCGGAGGAGCGGCAGATTCTCTACGCCACGGCCGACCGGGCGCTGTACCGGACCGACCTTCCCCGGGAGCAGGCCGCCTGGTACTTCCTGCGGGTCGGGGAGCACGAGCTCCGGTTCGGGCGCCTGGACGAGGCAGAAAAGGCGTTCCGCGACGGGCTGCAGGTGGAGCCCTCCGACTTCCGGCTGGTCTCCGCGCTCGCCCGAGTGGAGGCGCATCGCGGAAACTGGCGGCGTGCGGTGGCGTACGGCGAGGCGGTCGGCGATGCCGCCGACATCCGGACCCTGGGCGCCATCGGCGACGCCTATGCGCAGCTGGGCGACCGGGACGCCGCCGAGCGCTACTACGACAGGGTGGAGAAGGCCGCGGCCGACAACCCGGAGCCGTTCAACCGGCAGTGGACGCAGTTCCGGCTGGACCATGACCGCCACGTCCCGGAGACACTGGCGATCCTCCAGGAAGAGATCCGCACCCGCCGCGACGTCCTCGGCTACGACATGCTGGCGTGGGCGTTGTACAGGTCGGGGAGGTACGCGGAGGCGCGGGAGGCGATGTCGGGGGCGCTGCGGATGGGCACCCAGGACGCAACCCTTCACTTCCACGCGGGGATGATCGAGCGGGCCCTGGGGAACCGGGAGGCGGCGCGCCGGCACCTGGAGCACGCGCTGGAGCTGAACCCCCGCTTCCATCCGACCTTCCCGGCGGAGGCACGCGCAGCCCTGCGGTCGCTGCGGTAGGTGCGCTGCCGGTCCGCCGGCCAGACCGACCCCGGACCGACAGCCAGGCCACAGATCCGATCCGGCGGATCGCGGCGTATACCCCCACAGGGGGGCAGGGCAGGTCCCCGGGCGCTGAGCATGCCGGGAGGGAGAGGGCGGTCGGGCGGCGGTCCACCGTCGGGCGAGAGTCCCGCGACCAGCACTTCTCGCCATGGGTCCCCCGGCGCTTCATGCGCCGATGACGTTCACCTGGTTCGCGGAGAGGCATTGATGAAACGATTGCTGACGTCCGCCGTCGTGGTACTGGTGGTGGGTTCGGGGAGCGAGGCCGAGGCGCAGGAGATGATGCGGAGGGCGAGCCGCTTCGACCTGGGGGTCTACGGGGGGGGGGCGTACACGACGCCGTGGTTCAGCAGCCAGTCCGGCACGGTGTCCGGCGGCACCTTCACCGCGACGGGAGAGGAGGAGAGCTTCGCCATCGGCTTCGCGCCCATCTTCGGGGCGAACGCCACCTACTGGGCGACGCCGAACTTCGGCCTGCGCCTCCACGGCGCGTACATGCCCTCCGACCTGCCGGAGGCCGGCAACGACGGCGGCGGCACTGGGAACGGGGGCGACGACAGCGGCTACGTGCTGAACAACTACTTCTACGACCTGAGCCTGATCTTCCGCCTGCCGGGGCTCCCCCTGCTCTCGACGCTCTCCAGCAACCTGTACGGCTGGGCGGGCGGCGGCGGGCTGACCAGCAACCTCGCGGGCGAGACGGGGCCACGCGGAGAGGTCTGCCAGCCGCGGCTCCTGCGGGAGGGCGCATGCCTCACCTACGACCCGGAGTTCGCCTCCGTCGGGCAGGGGGTGGTCGGCATCGGCGGTGACGTGGTCTCGCTCACGGCCAACCTGGGGGTGTTCTTCGAGGCGGCGGCCCACATCTACGACTCGCCGGTCCACGTGGGCGACGCCTTCGTGCCGCCGGTGCGCGTCCCCACGGGAGGCACGGCGCGGGTGGCGAACGACCGCTACGCGGTGACTCCCCGCCTGGTCCTGGGGATCAAGGCGGCCTTCGGGGAGTTCGGCGGCGCGCCGATGGTGGCCCCGCTGCCGCCGGTGGTCGCTCCGCCGCCCCCGCCGCCGCCGGCCGCGCCCGCGATGCAGACGATCCGGGTGTGCGTGGTCGAGGGGACCGCGCTGCGCGAGGTGGAGGCGATGTACAACCCGGCCACGGGCGACACCATGGTGGCGGGCCAGCGCTTCTCGATGGCCTTCCCGGCCACGGCTCCGGCCTACGCGGCGGGCGCGACCTGGTTCATCAACAACGAGCCGATCATGATGAACCGTCGGCGCTACGTGAAGTTCGGCCTGCCGCGCGTGGTCTCGCCGACCGACGTGAGGCGCATCGGGGAGCACCAGGGCGTGGGCGTCTTCGCGGACGCGACTGCCACGGGCACGCCGGACGTGATCTACATCCCGGTCCGGCCCGGGTGCGAGTTCCAGCCCTACCAGTACGAGGTCCCTGCCCGCGGCGTACGCGGGTGAACGACAGCTTTTCGGCAGCGCGGCCGTAGCCGAGAACCCCGACCCTTACCCCCGCCAACCGAGTCCGGCGGGCACGGGTGAGGCTATGGTCCGTCGGCCGGGCGGGGTGCGCGCGCCCCGCTCGGCCGGTTCAGCTTCCCTCCGGCGCACTCTCTGCTCCCCCGTGGTGCGGCGCTTGCATAAGGTGTGTCCCGAGTTGTCCGGGACCCGCTGAGCGCCTACATTCATGGATCCAACTGCGCAGTTCCCCGCGTATACTTCAACAGGGTCCCCGACAGCGGAGCGCTCCGGGCGCCTGCCTCCGGGGCCCGCCGACGACCGCGCGCTGGTCCGCGGCATGGCCGCGGGCGACGAGGCGGCGCTGG
This DNA window, taken from Longimicrobiaceae bacterium, encodes the following:
- a CDS encoding tetratricopeptide repeat protein, giving the protein MISRRSALLTTAVTIVALGGAGWAGMRLSGTPAEAAPVLPAALGGEMSDVEVTNRQIAFYEERVEGDPRAAADRAALAGLYLQRSRETGEFEDFRRAERLARESLGIRVKMNSRAARILTASLLAQHRFAEALEAAQELVRVWPEDPAHRALLAEIQMELGEYDAARRTLGSLESARENLAVAPRLARWAEVTGRPAEERQILYATADRALYRTDLPREQAAWYFLRVGEHELRFGRLDEAEKAFRDGLQVEPSDFRLVSALARVEAHRGNWRRAVAYGEAVGDAADIRTLGAIGDAYAQLGDRDAAERYYDRVEKAAADNPEPFNRQWTQFRLDHDRHVPETLAILQEEIRTRRDVLGYDMLAWALYRSGRYAEAREAMSGALRMGTQDATLHFHAGMIERALGNREAARRHLEHALELNPRFHPTFPAEARAALRSLR
- a CDS encoding DUF4331 family protein produces the protein MSHSKQGKSKMRILKKAATFAAVFALAALGAACDGEDTRTLVEVQKPDTVRITIRDTVRVGNQRLVFNQIERLGNPLVSEVTLEKRLHSFYNTTNPRTDVRFFKDDVKGFITGVAGRDPAYAEAVASALLPDMLAVFPNRAAGVTAANADDSALVGWLTHVLAPNNTGYGGRKLDNDDAVDKGLSVIFGAALGNMNNVSPGLTTDNVPDPQQDPNTFPYVAPPL
- a CDS encoding DUF4331 family protein, coding for MKMPKLSRSSRAVPLLVAVGLAGTAIYVGESRGSDHVDTAEVELSPTLDLNDVYVFPGSSDGRIVLVMDVASPINALGRNVRGFDPNALYQFKIDNNGDAREDLVLQFLFDEMTNGTQRVNVLGPAAPNNAPGDTTGMLNRLIASPVSAGNPFNQNFTTANGMQVFAGPRNDPFYLDFEQFVQILPDRRPATFLTGVATDAKMPTAFCGAAPPFDVSCQPKDFFAGANTLSIVVEMPESMLNPGTGANAKLGIWATIGR